TGTGTGAACAACCAATGTTGAACATGCTCTACCAATTGAacttgttattttttttattcccAATTTACAATAATGAATAACTTACATTTTATAATACATATTGTTATTGTTATAATGTTTTTATAGtatttgatttgttttttttattacttAACTCACGGACCCCTCGCTTTTCATATTTTCTCTCTGCGCCTCTCTCAAAGccagggtgggcggccgcaccccttgaaaaaaaaaattagtgtatattttaggcaaaaaacacCCGACCGCACTCTTTGACAATATGGTTGAACACCTTATCCGCACCCCTCAGCAAATAATTTATAGGTCCGCCACTGATGCCACGTTGACCCACCGACATCATTCGCTGGTCCACTACGGATGCGCTGAGGGTGTTTAGTGAAAAGTCATTGCTAAAGCAATCATCATATGACATATGTCCAAGTAGatgcataattttttttttaacggcaaatttggatcactggaGTGTCATTGTGCCACCAGCGGAATCAcccgatcatattcatctccaGTAGGCATAATGCCAATAAATGtgggaaaaccccccttgtgagaatcgaacccaggacctattgatcccaaagccttatctcacccctaagatgccactaggctataaagccatgggcagTAGATGCATAAATAGGGAGCTCAATCTAACAACCATAATAACTAACTTCAAAATCCATACAACATTTCCTAAATCTAAGCACTTTTCTGTTAACAACAATTGTGGGGGTCTTCTTCACTCTCCCCTTTCCATTTTTAAATCTATCTTACCAAAATTTCTTTACGAATTCAATCTAAATAAATACAATACGGATCCATAATCGAAGAAGATAAAGGATGGAGAAGATGGATCAGACCGCGAAGCTGTATTCCCGCATGAGATTATGGGAGTTACCTGATCAATATGTTGTAGAACCCATTGATGGTTCTTCTGGTTCTTGTTTGGCTGTTAATCATGATGGCTCCATTACTCTTCTTGgttcgtttgtttgtttgtttgtttgtttgttcttCTCAGATTTGCAACTcatgatttatttgtttgattCAAGATGATTACCGGTATTGTGATAACTGATCAAGACACTTTAATTGGGAAAATCTCAATTTGAGAATTGAAACTAATAGCCTATAATTTGAATCAGATGACTAAATAAAAGCATGAATTAATAACATGTACAATACACGCGTTTtacaaatgagaaaaaaaaatggATTGACTTTTTTATACCGATCAAAATGATGTGAAGGGCAAGCACAATTACGTCTCTGTTGGAGTGAGATTGCCCTTGATGACGAACTAAAAGTTAGGAGTGTCATTGGTCACATTACCAATATGAATTAGTATCAGCCACTAGGTCATAGTTTggattagagttaattactgttttcgtccatgtggtttgtaaaaaatcactatttcagtccattagtttaaaaattgcgatttcagtccctgtggtttcactttcgtaaccatttcaatccccgtggtttcactttcgtaaccatttcaatccatttattctgttagtacagggactgaaatggttacgaggtggactgaaatggttacgaaagtgaaaccacagggactaaaatcgcaatttttaaactaatggactgaaatagtgatttttgacaaaccacagggacgaaaacagtaattaactctttggattattaaaatccaatttaaCCGAAAGAAATGGAATCAATCAAAGTGGATCGGTCCAATAGTTAGGGTAAACCGCCTATCGCATTTGTCACAATGTCCGTTTCGTTACGCTAATTTCGCCCATATTTTACTAGTCTAAGTTCCCCATAATCCTTAAGGATCAAAAGTTATGTCGGTTTTAAGTTGGCGTCCCTTTTCTAGCCCACTTGGTTTTACCCTTTTGCTCCTGTGAACTCTTGGATTAGCTCCATGCCTCCATATCAAACATGTTCATACAACTTTTGTTTATGTAGATGAAGTCCCACATTGTACCAATGTTCGTGTCCCGAAAATCCAGACAATTTATGGTGTTATTGGGATGCTAAAGCTTGTGGCAGGTCAGATGATTTTCTAATCATTGTAACTTGTTTTTCATGCAGTGAAGCTTTCATATATACAACTATCTTAAACTGTTTCTATATGTTGGCAGGATCGTATTTAATAGTTATAACCGAACGTGAATGTGTTGGATCATTCTTAGGCCATCCCATCTACAAAGTGTTGTCGCTAAAAGTCTTTGCGTGTGATCGTTCACCGAAAGGATCCCACGATGAAAAGGTGAAATGATTTTATAGGTGATTAGCTTATGAGATTTGTGTAACCTTTTCCATTTCTTGCAGAAGATGGAGTCGGAGTTTTATAGTCTGTTAAAAGTTGCGGAAAAAACACCTGGACTTTATTTTTCATATGATGTCAATATAACGCTAAGGTTTGCTTTTTCTCCATATTTACGAAAAAATAAGGATTTTTTCGAATGTGAATGATGACTTTTGTTAGGGCTTAAACGAGACGAGCCATGCCTGGCTAAAGTGAGCATAACCGTCTCCGCTCATTTATCTTAACGAGCTGAAATGTTGTGCTCTAGCCAGCTCATCAAGCCGGCGCgtttttttaaagaaaattaaTTTTATATCtctacacatatttacacaaaagaatttataatttatatataataaaatttgtGTTATACTTTTGGGACAtatattaaaatttgggttttaaTTTAAATGAACCTAACGAGTGAGCCACCAAACCGAGCTTACCTTGGCCCGTGCTCGGCCCATTTACAAACGAGCCAATTTCGAgcgagccgcgagctttttgaacaACCCTTTACTTTTTTGCCTTTTTGCAGCGCCCAACGGTTGAATGACTTGGGTGAAGAATCAACCAGACTTCCTCTCTGGAGGCAGGTAAGTATTGCTTACATTAATAGAAATCATGGATCTACCATTGCCGAAACTAGAGTTGGCAAATTGTGCGGgatgggtcaaaatgggtcggGCCGGTTTAAGCCCATCAATACTTTTTATGTCCattttgtatataatttagaCTACTATTTCTTTTTAGCTAATTTTCCTTCTACATTCGACCCGTTATCAATGAAATAGATGTTGGAATTTCCTTGACACAGGCAGAGCCGCGGTTCCTATGGAATAACTATATGTTGGAGCTTCTTATAGATAACaaggtttgactttctatttcATAAAAAACATTTTAAACACAATTACCTGAAAACTTTTCATATTCCTGACAACATTTGCAGATGTTGGATGCATACATTCTTCCTGTTATTCAAGGAagtatctttttattttttttttatcagaaatatttatttttttaattaaagaagtgtttatttcatttcatttcctTAACTTTCTAACAGCTTTTCAGAGCTTTGAAGTAGCAATAGGCAAAGATATTATAGATGTCACCCTGATAGCAAGGAGGTGTACTAGGAGAAATGGTATCGTTCGAATATTTTTCATAATGTTCTCTTAATGCATTCAAGTCAAGCGCAAAGGTGCTATTTGGATTTGCGTTTTGAAAGTGATTATATGTTGTTAAATAACCAACATTAtaaaatagagttaattactattttcgtccctgtggtttgtcaaaaatcactatttcagtccattagtttaaaaattacgatttcagtccctgtggtttcactttcgtaaccatttcagtcccagtggtttcactttcgtaaccattccAATCCATTATTTTGTTAAGTacggggactgaaatggttacgaggtggactgaaacggttacgaaagtgaaaccatagggactgaaatcgcaatttttaaactaatggactgaaatagtgatttttgacagaccacagggatgaaaacagtaattaactcttataaaATATGTTGTAAtggagtaaagtacacggatagtccctctggtttttcaaaattttcgatttggtccctagcttttcaaaagtacacagatgatccctgtagtttgcaatttgtaacgcatttagtccccaaatATTAAGAACGGAGTATGAATAGGGACTCGGATGTGGAGAAGAGGAGCGGATGCAGATGGGTACGTCGCAAATTTTGTGGAAAGTGAACAAATATTACAATTCAAAGGGTACACGGCATCATTTGTACAGGTAAAGTTTTGTACCGGTTATCATTAGTATTAAAATCTTACATATTATTTTGATTTAATCATTATAGATACTGGTTCTTAGATTTTCTGTTTGTAGGTCCGAGGGTCGATCCCTTTTCTCTGGGATCAAATTGTTGATTTGTCATATAAGCCAAAGTTTGAGATTCTGAAACCCGAGATAGCAGTGAGTGTATAATGCTTGCTTAATTGGGTGTTAACTATTATTTTCACATGTATTTCCTAATTAGTCTATACTTTTGTATAATTATTTCTGCAGCCTCGAGTTGCTGAGAGCCACTTTTTCGACTTAAGGAAGAAATATGGAAATGTTTTGGCCATTGATCTTGTCAATACGGTATAGTAATGTCATTACAAAAGTTATATTATTTctctaattattttattttttgagtGAAACGAGTAAGAGGTTTAAAGAATTTAAAATACTCTTTGGACAACTTTCAACCCGTTTGGCCTGTTCGGCTCTTTTGACCCGTTGTTCTTTAATTTTACCTTTTTGACCGgatataaataaacaataaacACAAGCCGACTCATTCATAAGTAAATACGTCAACATCGCCACTTTTGTTCTTGTTATTTTATGTGGATTTGTTGcacatattatttttttatagcACGGTGATGAAGGACGCTTGACTGAAACTTTTGCCACTTCAGTGCAGAATATTCTTAACGATGACTTGAGGTAGATTTTTATCTAATATTTCCATTTTTTTTCGTATGAGACTTGCTATATTTTCTGTTATGTCTGCAGATATTATCACTTTGACTTCCATAAGATTTGTGGGCATGTTCATTTTGAGCACCTAAGCATCCTATATGATCAAATTGAGGATTTTCTCATTAAAAATAGGTAAGAATATATTATTAAGGATATTAATATTATTGTTGTGGTCAATTCCTAAGGAACTTTTGACTCTTTGGTTGTGAGCACAATGTATTTACTTTATTTTCAATTGGTAGGTACTATTTGTTAAATGACAAGGGCGAAAAAAGTGATACGCAAATTGGAATTGTGCGGACTAATTGTATAGATTGTTTAGACCGTACAAACGTCACACAGGTATATTACTCTTAGAGGTGGCAAAATAGGTAGCTCGTTTAATGAGTAATTTTTTACTCAACCATCTTTTGACCATTTATTAAAACCACCAAATATAATTGATTTATACaacatttatattatatttttttaattaaaataattttAGAATGTTGTAGTCGTTAAATATACACTTGGGTGATTTTTGACCgaaattctttttttttctacattttttttATCTGAACCGTTTTAGATAAAACGTAATTTAAATTGATTTCACATATAATTACTTGTTCATATGTAAACTGTACTTT
This is a stretch of genomic DNA from Helianthus annuus cultivar XRQ/B chromosome 16, HanXRQr2.0-SUNRISE, whole genome shotgun sequence. It encodes these proteins:
- the LOC110918240 gene encoding phosphoinositide phosphatase SAC6, giving the protein MLDAYILPVIQGKVFISFHFLNFLTAFQSFEVAIGKDIIDVTLIARRCTRRNGTRMWRRGADADGYVANFVESEQILQFKGYTASFVQVRGSIPFLWDQIVDLSYKPKFEILKPEIAPRVAESHFFDLRKKYGNVLAIDLVNTHGDEGRLTETFATSVQNILNDDLRYYHFDFHKICGHVHFEHLSILYDQIEDFLIKNRYYLLNDKGEKSDTQIGIVRTNCIDCLDRTNVTQSMIGRKMMEYQLQRLGIFDAEETINTYPSFDDCFKILWANHGDDISIQYSGTPALKGDFVRFGYRTIKGILIDGWNALMRYYLNNFVDGTKQDSVDLVQGNYIVSTSRDKASGLKKEGMEAIAPLFPLVLGVILMGIVFALLSLMQVGNDFWQLPLSIFWATMSIVIIKCVLANGRAFCNRPRLNKPTR